The following proteins are co-located in the Solanum pennellii chromosome 1, SPENNV200 genome:
- the LOC107021526 gene encoding uncharacterized protein LOC107021526, with protein MNPLKCAFGVTSGKFLGFIVRHRGIEIDQAKVDAISKMPEPRDIHELKSLQGKLAYLRRFISNLAGRCQPFSHLMKKGAPFNWDQTCSEAFKSIKSYLAKPPVLAAPIPGKPLILYIAAQERSVGALLAQENSEGKENALYYLSRTMTPNELNYSPIEKLCLALVFSIQKMKHYFQAHVVRLISRANPIKFVMSKPVLSDRLARWYLQFQQFEIVYIPQKSVKGQALADFLADHPIPNDWELTDEFPDVDAMLIEVQPPWKMYFDGAAHHGGAGAGVVFIISQEEILPFSFTLKQCCSNNVAEYQALILGLEMAVDMKQLHLQVFDNKKADALATLASTLTLPDQTQVTVCQKWIVPPSNEEEYIENKLYHIVAIVEAAKEDWSQPIIDYLCYGILPENPRRRTDIRRRAPHFLYYKDTLYRRSFEGMLLRCLGEEEAIQALQEAHSGVCGSHQSGPKLHFHIKRMGYYLPTMVKDCLYYARKCDACQFHANFIHQPPEVLHPTIASSPFDAWVLDIIGPLPKSSGGHLYILAATDYFSKWTEAVALKEVKKENVANFIRVNIIYRFGIPRYIITDNGKPFDNKLMNKICDLFDFKQRKSSMYHAAANGLAEAFNKTLCNLLKKVVSKSKRDWHERMEEALWAYRTTYRTPTQATPYSLAF; from the exons ATGAATCCATTGAAATGTGCCTTCGGAGTTACTTCCGGCAAGTTCCTTGGCTTTATTGTGAGACAtcgaggaattgaaattgatcAAGCCAAAGTCGATGCAATATCAAAGATGCCTGAACCTCGAGATATTCATGAATTAAAAAGTCTCCAAGGAAAGTTAGCCTACTTGAGAAGGTTCATCTCAAATCTAGCGGGGAGATGTCAACCATTCAGTCATCTCATGAAGAAAGGTGCTCCTTTTAATTGGGACCAAACATGTAGCGAAGCCTTTAAAAGTATCAAATCGTATCTAGCGAAACCTCCGGTTTTGGCAGCCCCTATACCTGGAAAACCATTGATACTCTACATTGCAGCACAAGAAAGGTCTGTAGGAGCCCTGTTAGCTCAAGAGAATAGTGAAGGCAAAGAAAATGCTCTTTATTACTTAAGTAGAACGATGACGCCAAATGAGCTAAATTATTCGCcaattgaaaagttatgctTGGCACTGGTCTTctcaattcaaaagatgaaGCATTATTTTCAAGCTCATGTTGTCCGCCTTATTTCTAGAGCAAATCCCATCAAGTTTGTTATGTCAAAACCTGTCCTTAGTGACCGACTAGCAAGATGGTACCTCCAATTCCAACAATTTGAGATTGTGTACATCCCTCAAAAATCCGTGAAGGGACAAGCACTAGCGGATTTCTTAGCAGACCATCCTATACCAAATGATTGGGAGTTAACTGATGAGTTTCCTGATGTAGATGCGATGTTAATTGAAGTTCAACCTCCTTGGAAAATGTACTTTGACGGGGCTGCACATCACGGCGGAGCTGGTGCTGGTGTGGTGTTCATCATTTCACAAGAAGAGATTCTACCATTCTCTTTTACTCTAAAACAATGTTGCTCCAATAATGTCGCTGAATATCAAGCACTGATACTTGGACTTGAAATGGCCGTTGACATGAAACAATTACATTTACAGGTCTTTg ATAATAAGAAAGCTGATGCATTGGCTACTCTAGCTTCAACGCTAACCCTTCCTGATCAAACGCAAGTAACTGTCTGTCAAAAATGGATAGTACCACCGTCaaatgaggaagaatatattgaaaataagctTTATCATATCGTCGCCATTGTTGAAGCTGCGAAGGAAGATTGGAGCCAACCCATCATTGACTACCTATGTTATGGGATACTTCCAGAAAATCCAAGAAGAAGAACTGACATACGTCGTCGTGCACCTCATTTCCTTTACTACAAGGATACATTATATAGAAGATCATTTGAGGGTATGTTATTACGATGTTTGGGAGAGGAAGAAGCGATTCAAGCTCTGCAAGAAGCACACTCAGGAGTATGTGGATCACATCAATCTGGACCAAAACTTCATTTTCACATAAAGAGGATGGGGTATTACTTGCCAACCATGGTGAAAGATTGCTTATATTATGCTAGAAAATGTGATGCTTGTCAATTTCATGCGAATTTCATTCATCAGCCACCCGAAGTATTGCACCCAACCATCGCATCTTCGCCATTTGACGCTTGGGTACTGGATATTATAGGACCATTACCAAAGTCTTCTGGTGGACACTTGTACATCTTGGCTGCAACTGATTACTTTTCAAAATGGACTGAAGCTGTCGCTTTAAAAGAGGTGAAGAAAGAGAATGTTGCAAATTTTATCCGAGTAAATATTATCTATCGCTTTGGCATCCCTCGATATATAATAACAGACAATGGAAAACCATTTGATAACAAGTTAATGAACAAGATTTGTGATCTTTTTGACTTTAAGCAGCGTAAATCTTCTATGTACCATGCTGCCGCTAATGGTCTTGCTGAAGCATTCAATAAAACTCTATGCAACCTGCTCAAGAAAGTTGTCTCCAAATCCAAACGGGATTGGCATGAAAGAATGGAAGAAGCTTTGTGGGCATATAGGACAACATATCGCACACCAACTCAAGCAACACCATATTCACTTGCTTTTTGA